One genomic region from Magallana gigas chromosome 3, xbMagGiga1.1, whole genome shotgun sequence encodes:
- the LOC105322808 gene encoding nonsense-mediated mRNA decay factor SMG8 isoform X4, with amino-acid sequence MSAFTFTDKFLFPPDIDALSVPNPDNKVCVISLIGKSAYHTNASKASPLNHILDRDVFKCIPESVEDSINKGDVECFYDAESQVIYLHLRSLSDVHRVAALCQRLVAEKSSKDFFFIWQKEEYRVAKTLLWMFGVSHLLLLSHPGSSFDISFVRLFRTLDNIRLKLQHSVSDQLHGLPISKDWSYNGRPCSPRVLFVFESNPLDVSVEDSELGSKSRSPKGSPIKRLQHAMEDQIYRILRKSRVITNISNNSLFAVPANQEFVYIHTERSEGVDPVAYYLEQLRQNSTIVKDSDSPRSRSYQSNRKVNQGNGPSESRSSSTTARSKGGNSFKEFLWQHIEMALGRGFDDNVGRNPVPSLFENVSAQTWFVVASKLYQFYFGDVIDGKAQAHLNTLKSLLETDIRFSENRCNKVLPLAEAAYQENLPTHYVTNFHLSKLAQAQRVFHQFARGPACEKYLKQLEQSCEKFWRNGRQLCEEVSILSNHCVNPLHRLPDDPETDANCHLPIMPHSSQLKTKASCNCGRKQADKEDPFDHKYANFDFYNSLEPTCCGELEHLDLLVFKPSTSDVKASQIGRVPSMEERGENPTQKDTLKHDIVTGMGSLSLALSLGQSGGSEYLPHHDHHSVISTTEHYTSHQSDHGPETDEHEEGSDGPIEAGHSVDVVEEEDEDQLEEEEHSPDKEEGSGHKQEDTESLKQEEEPLKQEVGSPKQEVDMMPSSPKQDLSSQRIEPEIMINSQKADVEIPHKDEVPLEKSVLKKVVELDEAGTMRQHSTTEYLYGMIHSESPPHLLPRFPSWNICCLGKSTMYNHSAGLDLPGFLHGSNFLLPWDITVKAEKDKWPSIGETTSRKGKQKKSSKEVGEVNLRIYLGDEYECPRGHRFFCSGPEKVIKVSSSSTVKDNATKLVSLDMPLYCPCPQCRSTKGYVAQLMRLYVCTPEGPVTVTLDPHIQPSAPPCPVFSLGTENPVELPAGSVWVVRMPHIYMGDHGPYTMPTDSQHLQFCRMLKGVFSYRDLNKNP; translated from the exons atgtcaGCTTTCACTTTTACAGACAAATTTTTGTTCCCACCCGACATTGATGCCTT GAGTGTTCCTAATCCAGATAATAAAGTCTGCGTAATATCTTTGATTGGAAAGAGTGCATACCATACAAATGCCTCCAAGGCATCACCTCTTAATCACATTCTAGACAGGGATGTTTTCAAG TGCATACCTGAGTCTGTGGAGGATTCCATTAATAAG ggaGATGTTGAGTGTTTCTATGATGCGGAGAGTCAAGTCATATATTTACACCTACGGTCATTAAGTGATGTTCATAGGGTTGCTGCCCTTTGTCAGAGACTTGTTGCAGAAAAATCTTCGAAG gattttttcttcatttggcAGAAGGAGGAATACAGAGTAGCTAAAACACTTCTATGGATGTTTGGAGTTTCTCATCTGTTACTG TTGTCTCACCCAGGAAGTTCTTTTGATATCAGTTTTGTTCGACTCTTCAGAACTTTGGACAACATCAg ATTGAAGCTACAACACAGTGTGTCAGATCAGCTCCATGGACTACCCATCTCCAAGGATTGGTCGTACAATGGCCGGCCCTGCTCCCCCCGAGTTCTCTTTGTGTTTGAGTCCAATCCTCTTGACGTCAGTGTTGAAGATTCAGAATTGGGATCAAAGTCAAGATCACCA AAAGGGTCTCCAATCAAGAGATTACAACATGCTATGGAGGACCAGATATACAGAATACTCAGAAAATCCAGGGTCATAACCAACATCAG caACAATTCCTTATTTGCTGTGCCAGCCAATCAGGAGTTTGTTTACATCCACACTGAAAGGTCAGAGGGGGTTGACCCTGTTGCTTATTATCTGGAACAGCTGAGACAGAACAGCACAATTGTGAAAGATTCTG ATTCCCCGAGAAGTCGGAGCTATCAAAGTAACAGAAAGGTGAACCAGGGCAACGGACCGTCTGAATCTAGGTCATCATCCACCACTGCGCGCTCAAAGGGAGGCAACAGCTTTAAGGAGTTTCTATGGCAACACATTGAGATGGCCCTAGGAAGAGGCTTTGATGACAATGTTGGCAGAAATCCAGTTCCTTCGTTATTTGAG AATGTATCAGCACAGACCTGGTTTGTGGTGGCCAGCAAGCTCTATCAGTTCTATTTTGGGGATGTAATTGACGGGAAAGCCCAGGCTCACCTAAATACCCTGAAGTCCCTCCTGGAAACAGACATCAGATTTTCTGAGAA TCGCTGTAACAAAGTTCTCCCCCTTGCGGAAGCTGCATACCAAGAAAATCTACCCACTCATTATGTCACAAATTTTCACTTGTCAAAG CTAGCCCAGGCTCAGAGGGTGTTTCACCAGTTTGCCCGGGGACCAGCTTGTGAGAAGTACCTGAAACAGCTGGAACAGTCCTGTGAGAAGTTCTGGAGAAATGGCCGACAATTGTGTGAGGAAGTCAGCATCTTGTCAAATCACTGTGTTAACCCT CTTCACAGATTGCCAGATGACCCAGAAACGGATGCAAACTGCCATCTACCCATCATGCCTCACTCAAGTCAATTAAAGACTAAAGCTTCCTGTAACTGTGGCAGAAAGCAGGCAGACAAAGAGGACCCATTTGATCATAAG TATGCTAACTTTGATTTCTACAACTCCTTGGAGCCGACTTGTTGTGGGGAGCTGGAACACTTGGATCTCCTGGTGTTTAAACCCAGCACCTCTGATGTGAAGGCTAGTCAAATAGGGAGGGTACCCAGCATGGAAGAAAGGGGAGAGAACCCCACCCAGAAGGACacactgaaacatgatattGTCACAGGGATGGGAAGCCTCAGTCTTGCACTGAGTTTAG GTCAGTCAGGAGGAAGTGAGTATCTACCGCACCATGACCACCACAGTGTGATCAGCACCACAGAACACTACACAAGCCACCAGAGTGACCACGGACCAGAGACTGATGAACACGAAGAAGGTTCAGACGGACCAATAGAGGCTGGGCACAGTGTAGATGTAGTGGAAGAGGAGGATGAGGATCAACTGGAAGAGGAGGAGCACAGTCCTGACAAGGAAGAAGGAAGTGGACACAAACAGGAAGATACTGAATCTCTGAAACAGGAAGAAGAGCCACTTAAGCAGGAAGTAGGGTCACCTAAACAGGAAGTGGACATGATGCCCAGCTCACCTAAACAGGATCTGAGTTCTCAAAGGATAGAGCCAGAAATCATGATTAATTCACAAAAGGCTGATGTGGAGATTCCACACAAAGATGAAGTGCCTCTTGAAAAATCAGTTCTTAAAAAGG TGGTGGAGCTTGATGAAGCAGGCACTATGAGGCAACACTCCACCACAGAGTACCTGTATGGAATGATCCACTCTGAGTCCCCTCCACATCTGCTACCCAGGTTCCCCTCCTGGAACATCTGTTGTTTGGGAAAGTCAACCATGTACAACCACTCTGCAg GACTGGATTTACCAGGATTCCTGCATGGCAGTAACTTCCTTCTGCCTTGGGACATCACAGTGAAGGCTGAGAAAGACAAGTGGCCGTCCATAGGAGAAACAACCTCCCGTAAAGGAAAGCAGAAAAAAAGTAGTAAAG AAGTGGGAGAGGTGAACTTGAGAATTTACCTGGGTGATGAGTACGAGTGTCCCAGGGGTCACAGGTTTTTCTGTAGCGGTCCAGAGAAAGTCATCAAGGTCTCTAGTTCCAGCACAGTCAAG GATAATGCTACAAAGCTAGTCAGTCTAGATATGCCATTGTATTGCCCCTGTCCTCAGTGCCG AAGCACTAAGGGTTATGTGGCCCAGCTGATGAGGCTGTATGTGTGTACCCCTGAGGGACCAGTGACGGTGACCTTGGACCCTCACATCCAGCCCTCAGCCCCACCCTGCCCTGTTTTCTCCCTGGGCACAGAAAACCCTGTAGAGCTGCCGGCAGGGTCAGTGTGGGTTGTACGAATGCC ACATATCTACATGGGTGACCACGGACCCTACACCATGCCCACAGACTCTCAACACTTACAGTTCTGTAGAATGCTAAAGGGAGTGTTCAGTTACAGGGATCTCAACAAGAACCCATGA